A region of the Corticium candelabrum chromosome 4, ooCorCand1.1, whole genome shotgun sequence genome:
GGAACTCTctaacatacatacgtactgtacatacatgatTGTCCACTGACTTCAGTGATGACACCGGTCAATGTCCGTTTGCTCTCCTGTGTGATGCAAGGCCCGCACCTGAACGACAAACTCTCCCACATGAATGACAAGTACACGTATTTGTCACATTAGAAACCGGCACATAACGTAGATGTACCATTTTCTATCCTGACATTTAAATGATATTGCTTCAACTGTTCTCTTCAAAATTTACTAGTGAGGAATGACGTACATTTCTCCAAGTTCTGATGGTATTTTTTACAAGTTGGTCTTTAGTGAGTCTTTGAACCGTAGTTTTGGCTTTGACTGAGGACGTTTTCTAAggagagatggacaaagcagaACCTGCGCATAGAATGGTTTATAAGACTTGCACAATATCAGATCCACTCTCTTGTCCTAGATTACCAAGTGCATAGTGGGGCAGGAGCTGCAACAAGCATGCAAGCAACTAGGACGCCACGGCAtgccatacatacatacatatatacatacatatatacatacatatatacatacatatatgcatacatacatacatacatatatacatacatatatacatacatacatacatacatacatacatacatacatacatacatacatacatatatacatacatatatacatacatacatgcatacatacatacatacatacatacatacatatatgatggtatgtccactgatttcagtgatgactctttaatgtttcttgtGTCGCATGTGAGACATGAGTCCTGCTTTTGAGCGACACACTAAGTCACATGTCAGACAACGAAAAGAAGGACTGACATGTGATgattgtagttgttgcagatgttgttgctgttgaactTGTTGAAGGTGGAGTCGCTGCTGGTCTTTGCGACACTGTCTCTTAGCTCTAGCAGCTTTCAGACGACTTTCCTCAAAACTTTGAATGCATTTATGACAACGGTTCCTCCACAGTGCCCTATCTTTTGCAAGGGTCTCAAAACTGGAAGGGTTGATGGAGCATTTCTTCAAGTTAGCCTTTAGAGAGTCTTTAAATCTCAGCTTTGGACCTCCCTGGTGTCGCGCCCCTTCTCCCAATTGCCCATAAAAAAGTTGTTTGGGAGTTCTTGTATCGGACATTCGGACAACGTGACCAGCCCAACGAAATTGACATTTAAGGAGGTAGTACTCCAGACCACACATATTGCTTACAGAAAGTACCTCTGTGTCTGGAACCATATCCTCCCACTTAATACCGCAGATCcgacgaagacatctcatgtgAAAGCTGCTAAGCACAGCAAAATTTCGACGGAGCAGTGTCCATGATTCACAGCCATATAATAAAGTTGGTAAGATGGCTGCTTTGTATACAGATATTTTGGTCGTCAGCTTAATATCATGTCTATTCCACAGCTTCCTGGAAAGCTTGCCAAAAGCTGAGCTAGCTTTTGAAATTCTGCAGGACACTTCCGTGGCAAGTGTGGTGTCAACTGACAAAGAGCTACCGAGATAGATGAAATTTTGGACATACGTAAGGGGGTGATCACCTACCATGATTGGTGGAGGAACTGGACTGCCTCCAGGCTTAGGTTGGAAAAGCGCATGGGtctttttcaaactgattgaAAGACCAAAACGCTCTGCAGATCTATTGAAGCACTTCATGATACATTGGATGTCATCAAACGTATGAGCACAGACTGCACAGTCATCGGTAAACAATAGGTCCCGAACTATCACGTCAGAAACCATTGTTTTGGCTTTCAGTCGTCGAAGATTGAAAATACCACCACTCGATCTAAACTGGACTTGGATGCCAGGTCGGAGATCTTTCAATGCATCATTCAACATACACGAGAACAATATGCTGAACAGTGTTGGGGCAAGGACACATCCCTGCTTGGCACCATTGCTGACTGGGAAACTGAACGAGATAGAACCATTGTCTATAACTCTAGCTTCCATGCCAtcaacatacatatatacatacatacatacatacatatatacatacatgcatacatacatacatacatacatatatacatacatacatacatatatacatacatatatgaatacatacatacatacatacatacatacatacatatatacatacatatatacatacatacatgcatacatacatacatacatacatacatacatacatacatacatattgttatttgttgtttgttgtcagtAATGATAGATTGAGATGAtggttgttattgttgttgttgatatgtGTTTATGTATGGTAAATCTATAAATCGTTGTGGTAATTCATTGGCTTGCTAACAGAGAGAGTGTCATGAGAAATTTTATTGATTCTGGTGAGATGATGAGAAACGAGTGGCGCAACCAGAACATTGAGTCGCTGCCACAGGCAAACACTGATGTCCCCTTACCAAGGAGAGACACACATTTTTATGTAAACTCATTCAGTTGGATGAGCATCAGATGCAAATTTGATGATGCGTTGGTGTGTGTGCTAGTTGTTTACCTCGTTgacaacacaaagacaaaaccTACTCAGGAAGCGTTCGAGTATTGCATCAATCATACAGTAAGTTGATGTATGTTGGTCATTTATATTAAGACGTAAggataagttaattaatattaattaacttaattagattAACTGTTGTTGTATACGTTGGTTACATAATttacataccacacacacacacacacgtacgtgcgcgcgcacacacacacacacacacacacacacacacacacacacacacacacacacacacacacacacatgcacacaacatgATTTAGTATTCATATGTTTTATTGTGATTGTAGTGAGTCTGAGCGCTCAAGATGTGCACCTGATAAGATAGAGGCCATCAGCACTGTAGGTGGAAGGCGTGTTGTTCCACCAACAGCCACGAATCGTCGTCTAACTGCTTCAAAGATCGATGCAGATCAAACCTCTTGGAGGTACAAGGAAGACAGTACAACACTGTTTTATGCTTGTATGAATGGTTGATGTTGGAAGGAAAACGCTTCGAAGAAGCAAACATAAGACGGTTACTGATCACGTCCAGAAAGATTTGTCAAGGGTTAGTGGGCATTTGTATGGATTTTTTGTGTGTGACGACGTTTATTGGGTGATTAGAGTAAGTCTGGAGAAGTGGAGGGCGCACTGAATGTTGATCAGACATTGCACTTCAGAATGAGAAGAAGCCAAGAAGAAGCAATGAGGAAGAGGTGAAGTCAGTGACTGCTatagtattgtattggaaggatgcgtctcacaatacattagactattgtattggagggatgcatctcataatacactagactattgtattggagagatgcatctcacaatacactagactattgtattggagggttgcatctcacaatacattagactattgtattggagggatgcatctcacaatacactagactattgtattggagggttgcatctcacaatactctagactattgtattggagggatgtatctcacaatacactagactattgtattggagggttgcatctcacaatacattagactattgtattggagggatgcatctcacaatacactagactattgtattggagggatgtatctcacaatacactagactattgtattggaaggcaGGGGTGTTCCCAGGATTTCTGGAAGGCACGGCGgaaataaccacgcccaccttaAATTTTGGTCCCGCCCATTTCCATTTTTATGGTCAACccacaaaagctttgatgcaggtttgcttacgcTGACAcgccacaaactgttgtcacagaatgttcaggcacaaaaggaacaaagtggtttatctTTTTAAAtaagtttctctctgtcttagttcactgtgcttgaccacatgacaTCTATATTAAATGCGAGTGAGAAATTTCCGGACCTCAAGAAGTTGAGAACCTCCCTTTATATAGGATAGGAaggccagatatctacagacttcgtttgttaccatcagatactgacctaaatagtgggcagagtgcaagacaaccactgttgaGCTTTGAGTacttatattataattaagttcataccatatggtagtctttgtcctaattggtcttatcttcaaaccaagcatcccaggaactacttgttagcctgaaacaacttcccacttttcaaaatacaaatacaagtccattgtcttcatagctaatcactgcctactcatacagcaaagcatggtgggcctgtaccaagtggaagccaaggcatggcggaaCGCcttgccttttgtatgctggggacaaccgtGGAaggatacatctcacaatacactagactattgtattggagggatgcatctcacaatacactagactattgtattggagggatgcatctcacaatacactagactattgtattggagggatgcatctcacaatacactaggctattgtattggagggatgcagctctcaatacattagactaggTGTATTGCATTGTGCATTTCTCCATTTCTATTTGTAACACTTTTACATACAACTGTGAACACTCATACATTTTTCATCTATTTCTTACTTCTTTCCAGGGAGACAAAAGAAGACGAATTGAGAGGAAACCATAGTTTCTTTGACTCGTCACTATTTCTCTTTGGTTCAAACAATCGATTCAGAAGCTTCTGCAAGCGAATTGTTGATGCAAAATACGAGTAAGTTGGATCATGCAACAGACACTTATGCATCACACAAagtaatttattataaaatatttattaaaaattaattgtaaaatatttattaaacattaattataaaatatttattaaaaattaattgtaaaatatttattaaacattaattataaaatatttattaaacattataaaatatttattaaacattataaaatatttattaaacattaattataaaatatttattaaacattaattataaaatatttattaaacattaattataaaatatttattaaacattataaaatatttattaaacattaattataaaatatttattaaacattaattaacataaatattatatgttaataaataattaattaaacacttaTCATGAAACAGATACAAACAGGACACAGAAGCTGTCGAGTCTTTGCGATCACATCCTTTGAAGCTAAATTCGTCATTCCTGGAATCGGCAAAGTGATGAGCGTGTATTTGCTGTGATTTTTGTGTGCTGATGATTCGGTTTTATGATGCAGAGAGTTTGCATCGAGGCTGACATATCTCGACTGGATTAGTGTTAATATTGCGATGATCACATCTATTCTCATGTGCTTTGAAACACCAAAACACAGAGCTTCTCCTGACTGTCTCTTTCTTTACGTGAGTTGTGAACAAATTGTGTGTTTGATGAGGTTTATGTCAGTGACAGTAGCATAGCATGTTGTGGTGGGTTAGCTAATCTAGGAAGTCATGCAGGCAATTATCTAGGTTTATAAAGATATgggtggatggacagacagacagacagacagacagacagacagacaaacactaggacaaagacaaaaaaggacagacagacaaacagatagacagacagacagacagacagacagacagacagacagacagaccaacagttttaattttaaaataacaGAAAGATTATTagtcacacaaacaggcacaaACTGAATGACCGACATCCAGTTGCTGTAGTGTTTGTGTCATTTAGGTATCTGactttgtgtttgtgactgtCACCGGTCTCGAGCTTCTTCTGAAGGTTGATGGAGATTGTCTTTGTACGTATTGGTTAAAGCTGTGACTTGCCTTTGTATGCAGATAGTTGCTCATGGCCTTGTGTTTGCTCCGAAAGCATTTATCAAAGACTTAGGAAATGTTTTTgacatttttatttttgtggTAAGCATtcagtgagtgtgtgtgtgtgtgtgtgtgtgtgtgtgcgcacgcacgcgtgcatgtgtgtgtgtgtgtgtgtgtgtgtgtgtgtgtgtgtgtgcacgtgtgtgcatgtgtgtgtgtgtgtgtgtgtgtgtgtgtgtgtgtgtgtgtgtgtgtgtgtgtgtgtgcatacttgtgtgtgtttgcattcttACTGCTTTCATAACACAATAAACTGCTGTGATTTAGGTGAGCTTGTTGTATCTAATCATCCTTCCTAATCCTGATCCAGCTGGAGAAACAGATGCTGTCAAGTCACTCTTGGCACTGCGCTGCTTACGACCACTTCGTGTCATCAGTCTTTCTCCAACTATTCGCAAGACCATTTCTGAAATGTTTATTGTCAACACTGTGAGCACCAGCCAGAAGTCACAGTATGGTTTAGACATTCTTTACGTAagtttctgtctttctattcTCGTATTCTATTCTCGTTATTTAGCAGTAGTGTTTGATTGTGTTATGTGTGGGTGGTATGACAGGTGACGGTGCTGCTGATTGGATTTATATTTATGTGGGCCAGCTATGGACTTCAGGTATCCATACAGACCAACTGACAAGTTCGAGATAAAATAATGgaaagaaattgatggacagaaagatagatagacagacacacagatggacagacagacagacagacagacagacagacaacagcaaaacGAATTCCGGATGCTGAGAGATTGCTTGATAAAGTTCAGAATTCACATCATTCAAATAGTTCCATCAGCAGagatttgtgcaatgttttgcctcaaaacaaaactctcaTAAAAGATATCAACGACAGGAAACAACTACAACGCAGGCTGACTGAGGAGTACATGAAATTTCTGTCAAATGGTTTTATTCAGAATTCATCTTCGACTAGAGACCAATCTTGAATAAAGtccttgcaaggcaaaggtgcaAGAGTGTGACTCCtgacagtaccatcatcatcatggtatgcattatctccgtgcgatttccgcttggcatccttgatgagactgggctgccaaatgcctttggcttctggtTAGTGTGATTGCGGGAAAGActtagactcagatggataccacctaataacatgtaagactggggtggcccggtaatcagccataacaacatggtttcagcatggtcaggctgtttgagtcaactgcaattacatcacgtaaaagaactcagaggaaggtatgtcaattctgaagacagatcagacatagtcgtattTGATTCAGCATCGggggtggatcttgaattggatatagCGTAATGAAATTGAGTATTGCGTATTGGATATTgagtaatgaaatagaaggtttatcagctacaactcagagagcagcggcaaccagaagagaaaatctgaagatcaaaaggtacgaccaggagctcttgcttagaggttttcgaccaacatttgtgcctgtagtttggaacattttggctgttggggagagaaaactgaagactatttgaagaaattgtcacagctatcaagagatgaagatggaaagccaaatgcatcaaccttcaagacatactggagatctgtgttttctgtgtgtctacaacgatcaaatgctagagtgattgacagaaaaataaagaagattgtttcaagagacagcaacataaacataaatagttgtaggtagaaccaagccctattggcttgggtagtatttagttgctttgcgtagatggtgtataatagttcaatgtttgaaaatatatgtattgacagacagacagacagacagacagacagacagacagacagacagacaacaggtgAACAGCTGGAACTGGACAGACACAATTACTAAGAGAccaacacagcaacaaacaactgaCGTGATCATGTGTTTTTGTACAGCTGTATTCCGGCAAGCTGAAACACTGCAACGATGTCTTGATAGCAAACGAAACGGACTGCGTCGGCTACTTTGAAATGCCCATCTCAGTGAAGAGTTGGCTCATCTTTAAAGACAACTCGTCAGATTATCCAACCATGCTAGTGCCACGTGTCTGGTTAGTCATTGTTATTACAATATTGATATGGAAACAAtatcattattattagtattattaacatagttaatatcaatattgatattgataatagtattaataacaattatacgtatttatgtattaatattactaatatcattatttttgatttcttaattattataggtctattttattattgatattaatatagttgatattaataatattaatattaactacgtataattgatattaatactaTTGCAGGTCAAATCCACGGAATTTTCATTTTGATAACATTGGTACTGCCTTTCTCACTCTTTTTGAAGTGATAACACTAGAAGGCTGGCTGCAAGTTCGTAATGTTCTTAATGAGAGACTAGGATGGGTAAGTCAGCAAGAACTGCAGCATGTCGGCCTCATTGATTGCTTACCACTAGAGTATCACACATCATGTATTATATACATTTATGTATTCAAATGGTTTAACATCACTGAGAAATTATCTAAAATTTACAACTTGGATTGTTTTTCAGTGCTGTCTTTTTAGCTCGTTTACTATTTGGCTGTCTGCAAATTTGtaacgtctgtctgtctgtctgtctgtctgtctgtctgtctgtctgtgtctgtctgtttgtctctttgtcgatctgtttctttgtctgtctgtctgtctgtttctttgttggtctgtctgtttctttgtctagctgtctgtccattatctgtctgtctttgtaaCTCTCGTCTCATATTTAAAATTCCTCTCCAGTTTCTCTTTTAACCTGATTTGACTGCACAACAATGAGAGCATATTTCGTGCATCTGATGGACTCCCTTTGCAGCCTCTTCAACTCTTCTCTGCTTACCACTAGAGTACCACACATCGTCATATATTACATACATTTATGTGTTTATATGGTTGACATCATCAAGAAATTATCTAAAACTTTCAACTGAGGTTGTTTTCTGCAGTTCTGTTTTTAGCtcgttttgtgtttgtctacaaATTCATAATGCATTGTCGTGTGTCTCCATGTTTGTCTACAAATTCATAATGCATTGTTGTGTGTCTCTATGTTTGTCCAGGGTACACAGTTGTTTCTCTTCTCGTACATTTTTCTCGGCATTTTGGTTGTGCTGACATTGTTTGTTGGCGTCATCTTGATAAACTTCCAGAAGAACAAAGTCTGTTGCTCTCATATGATTGCAGTAATGTGACGTATACATACCGTACGGTACACGTTTGCAGGGAACTGCTTTACTGACTGTTGACCAGAGACGATGGCGAGATCTCAAAAAACGACTTCAACTTCTTCAGCCTTTGACGATGCCTCCACGACCTGGTCATGCGTTTTGTATCATTTTGTGGTAGAGAGTCATGATTGGTTGTTCTAATTTCAGACAACAGTCAGTGGAGGGCGTGGCTGTACGACCAATTGCAGACTCGTGTATACAAGTGGACGTCTGTGTTGATGATTTTTCTTCAGAGTTTGACCCTCCTCTTTCCAGTTGGTTGATGTGTTGCTTTGTTGGGCATGTTGAACAAGTGGCTGTTGATTTGTTGCAGTGGAGGAGTTTTGGTGTATCAGGAAATGATGGTAAACGTACTAGTGACAGCCAGGAAGGCCTGATGATTGCGGGAGttgtttttattgtatattttataCTTGAGGTGAGTCTGCATGTCAGCAAGGCAGTTTATAATACTGCAgatttctgtttgcttgtttgtttgtatttgtgttgtttgtatttgagtttgtttgtgtttgtgtgtatttgtgtttgtgtgtatttgtgttggtttctttgtatttatgtttgcttgtatttgtgattgtttgtgattgtttgtatttgtgattgtatttgtgattgtttgtgtttgtgattgtttgtatttgtgattgtttgtatttgtgattgtttgtatttgtgattgtttgtatttgtgattgtttctgtttgtgattgtttgtgtttgtgattgtttgtatttgtgattgtttctgtttgtgattgtttgtgtttgtgattgtttgtgtttgtgattgtttgtctttgtgattgtttgtatttgtgattgtttctgtttgtgattgtttgtatttgtgattgtttctgtttgtgattgtttgtgtttgtgattgtttgtatttgtgatcgtttctgtttgtgattgtttgtgtttgtgattgtttgtgtttgtgattgtttgtgtttgtgattgtttgtatttgtgattgtttctgtttgattgtttgtgattgtttgtatttgtgattgtttctatttgtgattgtttgtatttgtgattgtttgtctttgtttgtttgtatttgtgtttgtttatttttgtgtctgtgtgtatttatgtttgcttgtttgtttgtatttgcatttgtttgtattttgtttgtgcttgtttgtatttgtgtttgtttgtgtgtgtgagtgtgtgtgtgtgagtgtgcgtgtgtctgtttgtctgtctgtctgtcggtcggtctgtcgGCCTGTCGAtcggtctttctgtctgtttgtttgtctgtctgtctgtctgtatgtatgtatgtctgttggtcggtttgtctgtctgtctgtcagtcagtcagtctgtctgtctgtatgtatgtatgtatgtctgttggtcggtttgtctgtctgtctgtcagtcagtcagtctgtctgtctgtcttttttgtctgtcagtctgtgtgtgtgtgtgtgtgtgtgtgtgtgtgtgtgtgtgtgtgtgtgtgtgtgtgtgtttgtgttgacattaatccaaacaattcaaactCTCATCTTAATATTGCTTAATCAGACGATAGCCAGGTATGGTATTTGCTACACTAAACTGTAACAACTAACACTCTTAATCTCACAGATTATTCTCAAGATAATTGCTCTCTCCGTTCGAGGTTTCTTTCTGAGTAAACGTAACTTGTATGAGTTGTTCATCACAGTCGTCGGATTCGCATACTTCATTAGTGCAATGGTTTCACTCTCGACGAACGACGTGAGCTTTTCAGTGTCCAATCATTTGTCTCCAGTATAACCATCTGTAAAACTTCTCTACAGTGGACTGTCACACGACCTTTGGGAATCACTGCTATTATAATGCGGACTGTTATGCTTGTAGGGAAAATCGTAAGTTacattggtctgtctgtctgtctgtctgtctgtctgtctctctctctctctctctctctctctctctctctctctctctcatgtgtgtctgtctgtttgtttagttgtttgtgtgtctgtgtctgtgtctgtctattggtttttctgtctgtctgtctgttcatccttctgtctgtctgtttgtttgtctgtctgtctgtctgttaattgttaatctgttggtttgtttgtgtctgtctatttgtttctgtctgtttgtctgtttgtccgtctgtctgttcgttcttctgtctgtctgtctgtctgtctgtctgtctgtctgtctgtctgtctgtctgtctgtctgtctgtctgtctgtgtgtctgtctgcctgcttgcctgtctgtctgtcaatacatatattcaaAATTTCAACtctattacattctaaatgattccagcaaggaaaaggaaacatgctacaacaatgtctgtgtctgtctgtctgttcaatacatatatttgaaacatgactctagcaacatacaatatgtaactacgagtcaaattatacagaatctgtctgtctgtctgttaatctgttggtttgtttgtgtgtctgtctatttgttttttgtctgtgtccttctgtttgtctgtctgtttgtctgtctgtttgtctgtctgtttgtctgtctgtttgtctgtctgtttgtctgtctgtttgtctgtctgtctgtctgtttgtatgtccctCTGTCCGtacgtctctctgtctgtctgtaattaGTTTAATAATTCTTACTATTAATTTGTACCAAATAATATTTTTGATCATTTACATTTAGTGTCACATTGTGTCTCACTTTTTAATAACATTTTTTAATCTCTTTAGGAAGCGCTGAAGATGCTGATGCTCACTCTGGTAGTGACTGTTGCGAGAAGCTTTTATGTGTTTGCAGCATTGACCATCATGTTGATATCTTACGCTCTTATTGGAGTCGTTCTCTTTCATAATGTGAGCTGGGGTCAAGCAATTGATCGGTCAGTATTGCAGGACGTCGTCCAAAGTCAAATTTTTGTGAACAGATTTTATTGTAGCTTTGCTGGTCGTTCactttgtgtgtttttctaagttttttgtaattttatttttgtttgttttgattttaaatttaattttggGGTGACGCTtagtaattttatttttcttttgtaattttttatttagttATGAGTTGTGTAGGACAGCAGAATGTGGTTGTAGTGTTTTAGAggtgtttgtctctttgtctgtgtctctgtttgtttgtctgtgtgtctgtctgtgtgtctgtctgtttgtctgtctgtgtgtctgtctgtctgtttgtttgtttgtgtgtgtgtctgtgtgtgtgtgtctgtctgtctgtctgtccatctgtctgtctgtttatctgtctgtctgtctgtctgtctgtctgtctgtctgtttgtttgtgtgtgtctgtctgtttgtgtgtttctctgtctgtctgtttgtctgtatgtatgtccatctgtccgtctgtttatctgtctgtgtgtctgtctgtttatctgcatgtctgtccatctgtccgtctgtttatctgtctgtgtctgtctgtttgtgtgtttctctgtctgtctgtcttgtctgtctgtctatctgtctatctgtctgtctgtccatctgtccgtctgtttatctgtctgtgtctgtctgtttgtgtgtttctctgtctgtctgtctatctgtgtatctgtctgtctgtccatctgtccgtctgtttatttgtctgtctgtctgtctgtctgtctgtctgtctgtctgtaattaTTTCAATAATAACTCTAACTATCAATTTGTAACATTTGCAACATTGTTCTTTTGAGCCATTGTAATGATTGACTGATCAGTGACTGATTCTTTACTATCTCACACAAATGCATCTTGACATGTTGATCGTGCACTTTCGTGTATATACTGCCTGATTGATTGTGTACTATTCTGTGAAGGTATGCCAATTTTCAATCATCGGTCCATGCTTTACTTTTAATGTTTCGAATCGTGACTGGAGAAGACTGGAACCAGAT
Encoded here:
- the LOC134178102 gene encoding uncharacterized protein LOC134178102, with product MKCFNRSAERFGLSISLKKTHALFQPKPGGSPVPPPIMVGDHPLTYVQNFIYLGSSLSVDTTLATEVSCRISKASSAFGKLSRKLWNRHDIKLTTKISVYKAAILPTLLYGCESWTLLRRNFAVLSSFHMRCLRRICGIKWEDMVPDTEVLSVSNMCGLEYYLLKCQFRWAGHVVRMSDTRTPKQLFYGQLGEGARHQGGPKLRFKDSLKANLKKCSINPSSFETLAKDRALWRNRCHKCIQSFEESRLKAARAKRQCRKDQQRLHLQQVQQQQHLQQLQSSHVSPSFRCLTCDLVCRSKAGLMSHMRHKKH